The Streptomyces sp. HSG2 genome has a segment encoding these proteins:
- a CDS encoding TetR/AcrR family transcriptional regulator, whose product MATRTDAPTRREQILREAARLFAERGFHGVGVDEIGAAVGISGPGLYRHFAGKDAMLAELLVGISDQLLTGARRRLAEADGSVPEAVLDSLIEGHIDFALDDRPLITLHDRELDRLRDADRKTVRRLQRRYVELWVSVVRGHYPVLDESGARSAVHAVFGLINSTPHLGRADAPPGREVTAALLHRMARGALAAAAEGRPVPLG is encoded by the coding sequence ATGGCCACCAGGACGGACGCCCCGACCCGCCGCGAACAGATCCTGCGCGAGGCCGCGCGACTCTTCGCCGAGCGTGGCTTCCACGGGGTGGGCGTCGACGAGATAGGCGCGGCCGTCGGCATCAGCGGCCCCGGCCTGTACCGGCACTTCGCGGGCAAGGACGCGATGCTCGCGGAGCTGCTGGTCGGCATCAGCGATCAACTCCTCACGGGGGCGCGGCGACGACTGGCGGAGGCCGACGGCTCGGTCCCCGAGGCGGTCCTCGACTCGCTGATCGAGGGCCACATCGACTTCGCGCTCGACGACCGCCCGCTCATCACCCTGCACGACCGTGAGCTGGACCGCCTCCGGGACGCGGACCGCAAGACCGTGCGCCGCCTGCAGCGCCGGTACGTGGAGCTGTGGGTGTCGGTAGTGCGCGGCCACTACCCCGTGCTCGACGAATCCGGTGCGCGCTCCGCCGTCCACGCGGTCTTCGGCCTGATCAACTCCACCCCCCACCTGGGGCGCGCCGACGCCCCGCCGGGCCGGGAGGTCACCGCCGCACTGCTCCACCGGATGGCGCGGGGGGCGTTGGCGGCGGCGGCCGAGGGGCGGCCGGTTCCCCTCGGGTGA
- a CDS encoding acyl-CoA thioesterase II: MNEALETLLDLLDLERIEQDIFRGRSRSALVPRVFGGQVAAQAMVAAGRTVPEDRPPHSLHAYFLRPGDPGAPIVYEVDRLRDGRSFTTRRVVAVQHGKPIFGLSASFQTDEEGLEHQAPMPAAPDPETLPTGEERLSRYPHLDPEVVDRYLRSRGAIDMRYADDPPFGSYGEPREPHSQVWFRIRGKLADEPLLHAVLATYVSDMTLLDSVLLAHGRGGWAVGDVVGASLDHAMWFHRPFRADEWLLYDQQSPSAHGGRGLGQARIYTHDGRLAVSLVQEGVVRVPHEEH, translated from the coding sequence GTGAACGAAGCACTGGAGACCCTGCTCGATCTGCTCGACCTGGAGCGGATCGAGCAGGACATCTTCCGCGGTCGGTCCCGCTCGGCCCTGGTCCCCCGGGTGTTCGGCGGACAGGTGGCGGCCCAGGCCATGGTCGCCGCGGGGCGGACCGTCCCCGAGGACCGGCCGCCCCACTCCCTGCACGCGTACTTCCTGCGTCCGGGGGACCCGGGCGCGCCGATCGTCTACGAGGTCGACCGGCTCCGCGACGGACGGTCGTTCACCACGCGTCGGGTCGTCGCCGTCCAGCACGGCAAACCGATCTTCGGTCTCTCGGCGTCCTTCCAGACCGACGAGGAGGGGCTCGAACACCAGGCGCCGATGCCGGCCGCACCGGACCCCGAGACCCTCCCCACCGGCGAGGAGCGGCTGAGCCGCTACCCGCACCTGGACCCCGAGGTGGTGGACCGATATCTCCGCTCGCGCGGGGCGATCGACATGCGCTACGCCGACGACCCGCCGTTCGGCAGCTACGGGGAACCCCGGGAGCCGCACTCGCAGGTGTGGTTCCGCATCAGGGGCAAGCTCGCCGACGAGCCGCTGCTCCACGCCGTGCTGGCCACCTACGTGTCCGACATGACCCTGCTCGACTCGGTGTTGCTCGCGCACGGTCGGGGCGGCTGGGCCGTCGGCGACGTGGTGGGGGCGTCGCTGGACCACGCCATGTGGTTCCATCGCCCCTTCCGTGCCGACGAGTGGCTTCTCTACGACCAGCAATCGCCGTCCGCCCACGGAGGTCGGGGCCTGGGGCAGGCCCGCATCTACACCCACGACGGCCGACTGGCCGTCTCGCTGGTCCAGGAGGGCGTGGTCCGGGTCCCCCACGAGGAGCACTGA
- the speB gene encoding agmatinase — protein MSEIQTPRGPVDSSRVPRYAGPATFARLPRLDEVGAADVAVVGVPFDSGVSYRPGARFGGNAIREASRLLRPYNPAQDASPFALAQVADGGDIAVNPFDIDRAVETVEAAADELLGTGARLMTLGGDHTIALPLLRSVVRRHGPVALLHFDAHLDTWDTYFGAEYTHGTPFRRAVEEGLLDTEALSHVGTRGPLYGPEDLDDDTKMGFGIVTSADVMRRGVDEVADQLRARVGDRPLYISVDIDCLDPAHAPGTGTPEAGGMTSRELLEILRGLSSCRLVSADVVEVAPAYDHAEITAVAASHTAYELTTIMSRQIAEARSR, from the coding sequence TTGAGCGAGATCCAGACGCCCCGAGGGCCCGTCGACTCCTCCCGTGTCCCCCGGTACGCCGGACCGGCGACCTTCGCCAGGCTGCCCCGGCTGGACGAGGTCGGCGCGGCGGACGTGGCGGTCGTGGGCGTGCCCTTCGACTCCGGTGTCTCCTACCGTCCGGGAGCGCGCTTCGGCGGCAACGCGATCCGCGAGGCCTCCCGGTTGCTGCGGCCGTACAACCCGGCGCAGGACGCCTCGCCCTTCGCGCTGGCGCAGGTCGCCGACGGGGGCGACATCGCGGTGAACCCCTTCGACATCGACCGGGCCGTCGAGACGGTGGAGGCCGCCGCCGACGAACTGCTGGGCACCGGAGCCCGTCTGATGACCCTCGGCGGGGACCACACCATCGCCCTGCCGCTGTTGCGCTCCGTGGTCCGGCGGCACGGGCCGGTCGCCCTGCTCCACTTCGACGCCCACCTCGACACCTGGGACACCTACTTCGGCGCCGAGTACACCCACGGCACCCCGTTCCGGCGAGCCGTGGAGGAGGGCCTCCTGGACACGGAGGCCCTCTCCCACGTCGGCACCCGGGGGCCGCTCTACGGCCCGGAGGACCTCGACGACGACACCAAGATGGGTTTCGGCATCGTGACCTCGGCCGACGTGATGCGGCGGGGCGTGGACGAGGTGGCCGACCAACTGCGGGCGCGCGTCGGCGACCGTCCGCTCTACATATCGGTCGACATCGACTGTCTGGACCCGGCCCACGCGCCGGGCACCGGCACGCCGGAGGCCGGTGGGATGACCTCGCGCGAGCTGTTGGAGATCCTGCGCGGCCTGTCCTCCTGCCGGTTGGTGTCGGCGGACGTCGTCGAGGTGGCCCCCGCCTACGACCACGCGGAGATCACCGCCGTCGCCGCTTCCCACACGGCCTACGAACTCACGACGATCATGTCCCGGCAGATCGCCGAGGCACGCTCGCGGTGA
- a CDS encoding endonuclease: protein MPATHTRPWKAVALGASAVLAALVLPAAGAAPATASDDYYADAAGRTGPDLRDSLHAIISDHTKISYTAAWSALRDTDEDPADSGNVILLYSGESRDKYLSGGDIGDWNREHVWAKSRGDFGTATGPGTDLHHLRPTDVTVNNVRAAKDFDDGGDLVSGGGGSRTDGDSFEPRDAVKGDVARMIFYMAVRYEGDDGWPDLEVGDDVGSGNIPLTGRLNVLKEWHEQDPPDAFEERRNDVIQADYQGNRNPFVDHPEWVESIW, encoded by the coding sequence ATGCCCGCGACGCACACCCGCCCCTGGAAGGCGGTGGCACTCGGCGCCTCGGCCGTCCTGGCCGCCCTCGTCCTCCCCGCCGCCGGAGCGGCCCCGGCCACCGCCTCCGACGACTACTACGCGGACGCGGCCGGCAGGACCGGCCCGGACCTGAGGGACTCGCTGCACGCGATCATCAGCGACCACACGAAGATCTCCTACACGGCGGCGTGGAGCGCGCTGCGGGACACCGACGAGGACCCGGCCGACAGCGGCAACGTGATCCTGCTCTACTCAGGCGAGTCCCGTGACAAGTACCTGAGCGGCGGCGACATCGGGGACTGGAACCGCGAACACGTCTGGGCCAAGTCTCGCGGCGACTTCGGGACCGCCACCGGCCCCGGCACCGACCTGCACCACCTGCGCCCCACCGACGTCACCGTCAACAACGTACGCGCGGCGAAGGACTTCGACGACGGCGGCGACCTCGTCTCCGGCGGCGGAGGCAGCCGCACCGACGGCGACTCCTTCGAGCCGCGCGACGCCGTCAAGGGCGACGTGGCGCGCATGATCTTCTACATGGCGGTCCGCTACGAGGGCGACGACGGCTGGCCCGACCTGGAGGTCGGCGACGACGTGGGCTCGGGGAACATCCCCCTCACCGGCCGGCTGAACGTGCTCAAGGAGTGGCACGAGCAGGACCCGCCGGACGCCTTCGAGGAGCGCCGCAACGACGTCATACAGGCGGACTACCAAGGCAACCGGAACCCGTTCGTCGACCACCCGGAGTGGGTCGAGTCGATCTGGTAG
- a CDS encoding acetyl-CoA carboxylase biotin carboxylase subunit, with protein MFDTVLVANRGEIAVRVIRTLRSMGVRSVAVFSDADADARHVREADTAVRVGPPAAVDSYLSIERLLEAAARTGAQAVHPGYGFLAENAGFARACAEAGLVFVGPPADAIALMGDKIRAKESVRAAGVPVVPGSSGSGLSDAELVAAAREIGTPVLLKPSAGGGGKGMRLVRDPSSVQDEIAAARREARAAFGDDTLLVERWIDRPRHIEIQVLADAHGRVVHLGERECSLQRRHQKIVEEAPSVLLDEATRASMGEAAVRAARSCGYRGAGTVEFIVPGDDPSAHYFMEMNTRLQVEHPVTELVTGVDLVEWQLRVAAGEPLALEQRDVRMSGHAIEARLCAEDPARGFLPSGGTVLRLREPEGAGVRTDSGLSQGTEVGSRYDPMLAKVIAHGPDRATALRRLRAALAETVTLGVQTNAGFLRRLLAHPDVVAGDLDTGLVEREAEGLVPAHVPEEVYEAAAAVRLEALRPSGEGWTDPFSVPSGWRMGGTHRPVSFPLKAAGDAVEHTARGTAVVTEERVAVTLDGVRHTFHRAGEWLGRDGDAWHVRDHDPVAAALSRAAHGAGDSLTAPMPGTVTVVKVAVGDRVSAGQHLVVVEAMKMEHVVSAPHAGTIAELDVTPGTAVAMDQVLAVVAPDDDAKEEPA; from the coding sequence ATGTTCGACACCGTCCTTGTGGCGAACCGCGGCGAGATCGCCGTCCGGGTGATTCGCACACTGCGTTCCATGGGCGTGCGTTCGGTGGCGGTGTTCTCCGACGCCGACGCCGACGCCCGCCATGTCCGCGAGGCCGACACCGCCGTCCGCGTCGGGCCGCCGGCCGCCGTCGACAGCTACCTGTCCATCGAGCGGCTGCTGGAGGCAGCCGCTCGCACGGGCGCCCAAGCGGTCCACCCGGGGTACGGCTTCCTCGCCGAGAACGCCGGGTTCGCGCGGGCCTGCGCGGAGGCGGGGCTCGTCTTCGTCGGGCCTCCGGCGGACGCCATCGCCCTGATGGGGGACAAGATCCGGGCCAAGGAGTCCGTCCGGGCGGCCGGCGTGCCGGTGGTCCCCGGCTCCAGCGGCAGCGGCCTGAGCGACGCCGAACTCGTCGCGGCGGCCAGGGAGATCGGCACCCCGGTGCTGCTCAAACCCTCCGCCGGCGGAGGCGGCAAGGGGATGCGCCTGGTGCGCGACCCGTCGTCGGTCCAGGACGAGATCGCCGCCGCCCGCCGTGAGGCGCGCGCCGCCTTCGGCGACGACACGCTCCTGGTGGAGCGGTGGATCGACCGCCCCCGGCACATCGAGATCCAGGTGCTCGCCGACGCGCACGGCCGGGTCGTGCACCTCGGGGAGAGGGAGTGCTCGCTGCAACGCCGGCACCAAAAGATCGTCGAGGAGGCGCCGAGCGTCCTTCTCGACGAGGCCACCCGGGCGTCGATGGGCGAGGCCGCGGTCCGGGCGGCGCGCTCCTGCGGCTACAGAGGCGCGGGCACGGTGGAGTTCATCGTCCCCGGCGACGATCCCTCCGCCCACTACTTCATGGAGATGAACACCCGCCTTCAGGTCGAGCACCCGGTCACGGAGCTGGTCACCGGCGTGGACCTGGTGGAGTGGCAACTACGGGTGGCCGCCGGCGAGCCCCTCGCCCTCGAACAGCGGGACGTCCGGATGAGCGGACACGCGATCGAGGCCCGGCTCTGCGCGGAGGACCCCGCGCGTGGGTTCCTTCCGTCCGGAGGCACCGTACTGCGCCTCCGTGAGCCCGAGGGCGCGGGCGTCCGCACGGACTCCGGGCTGAGCCAGGGCACCGAGGTGGGCAGTCGCTACGACCCGATGCTCGCCAAGGTGATCGCCCACGGCCCGGACAGGGCCACGGCCCTGCGCAGGCTCCGGGCGGCGCTGGCGGAGACGGTCACCCTCGGCGTCCAGACCAACGCGGGCTTCCTGCGCCGCCTGCTGGCCCACCCCGACGTGGTGGCCGGGGACCTCGACACAGGGCTCGTGGAGCGGGAGGCAGAGGGCCTCGTTCCCGCCCACGTGCCCGAGGAGGTGTACGAGGCGGCGGCGGCGGTCCGGCTGGAGGCGCTGCGGCCGAGCGGCGAGGGCTGGACCGACCCGTTCTCGGTGCCCAGCGGCTGGCGCATGGGCGGGACGCACCGGCCCGTCTCCTTCCCGCTCAAGGCGGCCGGGGACGCGGTGGAGCACACCGCGCGCGGCACGGCGGTCGTCACCGAGGAGAGGGTGGCCGTGACCCTCGACGGGGTCCGGCACACCTTCCACCGCGCGGGCGAATGGCTCGGCCGCGACGGGGACGCCTGGCACGTACGCGACCACGACCCGGTGGCCGCGGCCCTGTCCCGCGCCGCGCACGGCGCCGGCGACTCGCTGACCGCCCCCATGCCCGGCACGGTGACGGTGGTCAAGGTCGCCGTCGGCGACCGGGTGAGTGCCGGGCAGCACCTGGTGGTGGTGGAGGCGATGAAGATGGAGCACGTCGTCTCCGCGCCGCACGCCGGCACCATCGCCGAACTCGACGTGACCCCCGGCACGGCGGTCGCCATGGACCAGGTCCTGGCGGTCGTCGCCCCGGACGACGACGCGAAGGAGGAGCCGGCGTGA
- a CDS encoding phosphatase: MSTTGTPSRAELLDHLVRTRVAGDVDTPRENNLSHYRSLAEGDRGFWLGLELGDRWSDERDVLAVMAERVGVDPDPSRRHGRDTIDPESTVAGLERLAGRLRKAAEGRQRVLLATGHPGGLLDVHRATAAALRDAGCEIVVVPEGLSTDQGSVVQFADVAVVERGATLWHTHSGEPMRAVLTGLEREGRPLPDLVVADHGWAGYAGRHGVDSVGYADSNDPALFLAEAEGTVQVVVPLDDHVATPRHYDPMTAYLLAEAGLAG; this comes from the coding sequence ATGTCGACAACCGGGACACCCAGCCGCGCCGAACTGCTCGACCACCTCGTCCGCACTCGCGTCGCGGGCGACGTGGACACTCCTCGCGAGAACAACCTCTCCCACTACCGCTCCCTCGCCGAGGGCGACCGGGGCTTCTGGCTCGGTCTGGAGCTGGGCGACCGCTGGAGCGACGAGCGGGACGTCCTCGCCGTCATGGCCGAGCGGGTCGGGGTGGACCCCGACCCCTCTCGTCGGCACGGCCGGGACACCATCGACCCGGAGTCGACCGTGGCCGGTCTGGAGCGGCTCGCCGGGCGGCTGCGGAAGGCCGCCGAGGGGCGGCAGCGGGTGCTGCTGGCCACCGGTCATCCGGGGGGGCTGCTCGACGTGCACCGCGCGACGGCCGCGGCGCTGCGCGACGCGGGGTGCGAGATCGTCGTCGTCCCCGAGGGGCTGTCGACGGACCAGGGGAGTGTCGTGCAGTTCGCCGACGTCGCGGTGGTGGAGCGCGGCGCGACGCTGTGGCACACCCACTCCGGCGAGCCGATGAGGGCGGTGTTGACCGGCCTGGAGCGCGAGGGGCGCCCGCTCCCCGACCTGGTCGTCGCCGACCACGGATGGGCCGGGTACGCCGGCCGGCACGGCGTCGACTCCGTCGGCTACGCGGACAGCAACGATCCGGCGCTCTTCCTCGCCGAGGCGGAGGGGACGGTCCAGGTCGTCGTCCCGCTGGACGACCACGTGGCCACGCCGCGCCACTACGACCCCATGACGGCGTACCTGCTGGCCGAGGCGGGGCTGGCCGGGTAG
- a CDS encoding hydroxymethylglutaryl-CoA lyase translates to MVVPEPGLPGRVRVHEVGPRDGLQNESATVPTEVKAEFVRRLAEAGLTTIEATSFVHPKWVPQLADAERLYPLLSGLDGVDLPVLVPNGLGLDRALALGARRVAVFASATESFARANLNRSVDESLAMFEPVVTRAKRADGHVRGYLSMCFGDPWEGPVPLARVVRVCRALLDMGCDELSLGDTIGVATPGHVTALLEALAEAGVPSGVLGVHFHDTYGQALANTLAALRSGVTTVDASAGGLGGCPYARSATGNLATEDLVWMLRGLGIETGVDLGLLVATSVWMSERLGRPSPSRTVRALASADSHKEQ, encoded by the coding sequence ATGGTCGTCCCGGAGCCGGGGCTGCCGGGCCGGGTCCGGGTGCACGAGGTGGGTCCCCGGGACGGACTGCAGAACGAGTCCGCGACGGTGCCCACCGAGGTGAAGGCCGAGTTCGTCCGGCGGCTGGCCGAAGCCGGGCTCACGACGATCGAGGCGACCAGCTTCGTCCACCCGAAGTGGGTCCCGCAGCTGGCCGACGCCGAGCGGCTGTACCCGCTTCTGTCCGGACTGGACGGGGTCGACCTTCCCGTGCTGGTGCCCAACGGGCTTGGTCTGGACCGGGCGCTCGCGCTCGGCGCGCGGCGGGTCGCCGTCTTCGCCAGCGCCACGGAGTCCTTCGCGCGGGCCAACCTCAACCGCTCGGTGGACGAGTCCCTGGCCATGTTCGAGCCGGTGGTGACCCGCGCCAAGCGGGCGGACGGACACGTCCGCGGGTATCTGTCGATGTGCTTCGGCGACCCGTGGGAGGGCCCCGTCCCCCTCGCACGCGTGGTGCGGGTCTGCCGCGCCCTGCTCGACATGGGTTGCGACGAACTGAGCCTCGGCGACACCATCGGGGTGGCCACTCCGGGGCACGTCACCGCGCTGCTGGAGGCGCTCGCCGAGGCCGGCGTCCCCTCCGGCGTGCTCGGCGTGCACTTCCACGACACCTACGGGCAGGCTCTCGCCAACACCCTGGCCGCCCTCCGGTCGGGCGTCACCACCGTCGACGCCTCCGCGGGCGGCCTGGGCGGCTGCCCCTACGCCCGGTCCGCCACCGGCAACCTCGCCACCGAGGACCTCGTGTGGATGTTGCGCGGGCTCGGCATCGAGACCGGCGTCGATCTCGGCCTGCTGGTCGCCACCAGCGTCTGGATGTCCGAACGGCTGGGACGGCCCAGCCCCTCCCGGACGGTGCGCGCCCTCGCGTCCGCCGACTCCCACAAGGAGCAGTGA
- a CDS encoding carboxyl transferase domain-containing protein: protein MHEAPELTSAADPASEAFRANESAHRALVEELRGKLAEARMGGGERARARHTARGKLLPRDRVDGLLDRGSPFLELAPLAAEGLYEGQAPAAGVIAGIGRVAGRECVIVANDATVKGGTYYPMTVKKHLRAQEVALENRLPCLYLVDSGGAFLPLQDEVFPDRDHFGRIFYNQARMSGAGVPQIAAVLGSCTAGGAYVPAMSDEAVIVRDQGTIFLGGPPLVKAATGEVVTAEELGGGEVHARVSGVTDHLAEDDAHALRIVRDIVATLPRRGAPPWSVSPAVGPAVDPRGLYGAVPVDSRTPYDVREIIARVVDGSRFAEFKAEFGQTLVTGFARIHGHPVGIVANNGILFSESAQKGAHFVELCDQRGIPLLFLQNISGFMVGRDYEAGGIAKHGAKMVTAVACTRVPKLTVVVGGSYGAGNYSMCGRAYSPRFLWMWPNAKISVMGGEQAASVLATVKRDQLESRGEAWSAQEEDAFKAPVRAQYERQGSAYYATARLWDDGVIDPMETRQVLGLALTACANAPLGEPRFGVFRM, encoded by the coding sequence ATGCATGAGGCACCGGAGCTGACGAGCGCGGCCGACCCCGCCTCCGAGGCCTTTCGGGCCAACGAGTCGGCGCACCGCGCCCTCGTCGAGGAACTCCGCGGCAAGCTGGCCGAGGCCAGGATGGGAGGCGGCGAGCGGGCCAGGGCCCGACACACCGCCCGCGGCAAGCTGCTGCCACGGGATCGGGTGGACGGCCTCCTGGACCGTGGCTCGCCGTTCCTGGAGTTGGCGCCGCTCGCGGCGGAGGGGCTGTACGAGGGCCAGGCCCCGGCGGCAGGCGTGATCGCCGGCATCGGGAGGGTCGCCGGCCGGGAGTGCGTGATCGTGGCCAACGACGCCACCGTCAAGGGCGGCACGTACTACCCGATGACGGTGAAGAAGCACCTGCGGGCGCAGGAGGTGGCCCTGGAGAACCGGTTGCCGTGCCTGTACCTGGTGGACTCCGGGGGCGCCTTCCTCCCCCTCCAGGACGAGGTCTTCCCCGACCGGGACCACTTCGGCCGGATCTTCTACAACCAGGCCCGGATGTCCGGGGCGGGCGTTCCGCAGATCGCCGCCGTCCTCGGCTCGTGCACCGCGGGCGGCGCCTACGTACCCGCGATGAGCGACGAGGCGGTGATCGTCCGGGACCAGGGCACCATCTTCCTGGGCGGCCCCCCACTGGTGAAGGCGGCCACCGGCGAGGTGGTGACCGCCGAGGAACTGGGCGGCGGCGAGGTCCACGCCAGGGTGTCGGGGGTGACGGACCACCTCGCGGAGGACGACGCGCACGCGCTCCGCATCGTGCGCGACATCGTCGCCACGCTGCCGCGTCGAGGCGCGCCCCCTTGGAGCGTCTCCCCCGCCGTCGGGCCGGCGGTCGACCCGCGCGGACTGTACGGCGCGGTCCCCGTGGACTCCCGCACCCCGTACGACGTGCGGGAGATCATCGCGCGGGTGGTCGACGGGTCCCGTTTCGCGGAGTTCAAGGCCGAGTTCGGACAGACGCTGGTCACCGGCTTCGCCCGGATCCACGGCCACCCCGTGGGGATCGTCGCCAACAACGGCATCCTCTTCTCCGAGTCCGCCCAGAAGGGCGCGCACTTCGTCGAGTTGTGCGACCAGCGGGGCATCCCGCTGCTCTTCCTCCAGAACATCTCCGGCTTCATGGTCGGCCGGGACTACGAGGCGGGCGGCATCGCCAAGCACGGCGCCAAGATGGTCACCGCGGTGGCCTGCACCCGGGTGCCGAAACTGACGGTGGTCGTCGGCGGTTCCTACGGCGCCGGGAACTACTCCATGTGCGGGCGGGCGTACTCGCCGCGCTTCCTGTGGATGTGGCCCAACGCCAAGATCTCCGTGATGGGCGGCGAGCAGGCCGCCTCCGTGCTGGCGACCGTCAAACGGGACCAGCTGGAGTCCCGCGGCGAGGCCTGGTCGGCGCAGGAGGAGGACGCCTTCAAGGCCCCGGTCCGGGCCCAGTACGAACGCCAGGGCAGCGCCTACTACGCGACGGCGCGCCTGTGGGACGACGGTGTCATCGACCCGATGGAGACCCGTCAGGTGCTCGGGCTCGCGCTGACCGCCTGTGCCAACGCGCCGCTGGGCGAGCCCCGGTTCGGCGTCTTCCGGATGTGA
- a CDS encoding acyl-CoA dehydrogenase family protein: protein MRRTVFNEDHEAFRETLRAFIEAEVAPVYDDWFAAGQAPREFYYKLAELGLFGINVPEEYGGAGLDTHKFEAIQYEEASRAGVSFGGSGVHVLLALPYIKMLATEDQKKRYLPKFVSGEEMWAIAMTEPGTGSDLAGMKSTARLSEDGTHYVLNGAKTFITGGVHADKVIVCARTAPPTAEDRRHGISLLAVDTKSEGYSVGRKLDKLGLRTSDTAELAFVDVKVPVEDLLGEENKGFHYLGANLPSERFGIAFGAYAQAKAAVRFAQQYVRERTVFGKPVAAFQNTKFELASCQAEVDAAEAVADRALEALDAGELTAAEAASAKLFCTEVAHRVIDRCLQLHGGYGYMNEYPIARLYADNRVNRIYGGTSEVMKMIIAKNMGL from the coding sequence GTGCGCCGTACGGTGTTCAACGAGGATCACGAGGCGTTCCGAGAGACCCTGCGCGCCTTCATCGAGGCCGAGGTCGCGCCCGTCTACGACGACTGGTTCGCCGCCGGCCAGGCGCCCCGCGAGTTCTACTACAAGCTCGCCGAGCTGGGTCTGTTCGGGATCAACGTCCCCGAGGAGTACGGCGGCGCCGGCCTGGACACGCACAAGTTCGAGGCGATCCAGTACGAGGAGGCCTCGCGGGCGGGCGTCAGCTTCGGCGGCTCCGGCGTCCACGTACTGCTCGCCCTCCCGTACATCAAGATGCTCGCCACCGAGGACCAGAAGAAGCGCTACCTGCCCAAGTTCGTCTCCGGCGAGGAGATGTGGGCGATAGCCATGACCGAGCCGGGCACCGGATCGGACCTGGCGGGCATGAAGTCCACGGCGCGCCTGAGCGAGGACGGCACCCACTACGTCCTCAACGGCGCCAAGACCTTCATCACCGGCGGCGTGCACGCCGACAAGGTGATCGTCTGCGCCCGCACCGCGCCGCCGACGGCGGAGGACCGGCGCCACGGCATCTCGCTGCTGGCGGTGGACACCAAGTCCGAGGGGTACTCCGTCGGCCGCAAGCTCGACAAGCTGGGGCTCAGGACCTCCGACACGGCGGAGCTGGCCTTCGTCGACGTCAAGGTGCCGGTGGAGGACCTGCTCGGCGAGGAGAACAAGGGCTTCCACTACCTCGGCGCCAACCTCCCCTCCGAGCGCTTCGGCATCGCCTTCGGCGCCTACGCCCAGGCCAAGGCGGCCGTCCGTTTCGCCCAGCAGTACGTGCGGGAGCGCACGGTCTTCGGCAAGCCGGTCGCCGCCTTCCAGAACACCAAGTTCGAGCTGGCCTCCTGCCAGGCGGAGGTGGACGCCGCCGAGGCCGTCGCCGACCGCGCCCTGGAGGCGCTGGACGCGGGCGAGCTGACCGCCGCCGAGGCCGCCAGCGCCAAGCTCTTCTGTACCGAGGTCGCCCACCGCGTGATCGACCGCTGTCTGCAACTGCACGGCGGATACGGCTACATGAACGAGTACCCGATCGCCCGCCTCTACGCGGACAACCGCGTCAACCGAATCTACGGCGGCACCAGCGAGGTCATGAAGATGATCATCGCCAAGAACATGGGCCTGTGA